Genomic DNA from Pelosinus sp. IPA-1:
TGGGCTAAAAATAGAATCTCTTCCTCCGTAATTGCAGTCGATTTTTCTAGTTTTGCACTTATTTTTACCAACGTGCCATCACCCGTGTCTGTAAATTCATGGCCGAAACATATCGCAATTCCCGTATCAGGAATTTCAGTTCTATCCCAATATTCTCTTTGAGGGATAACGGAAGTCAGTGTATAAGGCATTTCTGGTTGATTTTGCAGCTTCATAGTACCAGAAGTACCGGTAGCGAAATCTCCATTTAGTAATATGTATTCCAAGTCGGTTTCCCATTGACGTCGTTTATTTAAATTGGTATACATTTCCCAGATGTCCTGTGATATTGCATAAATTTTAGTCTGAAACGTAAATTCAGCCATTTAGATCCACTCCTTTAGTTATTCTATGTATTTATATTATAAGTATACTTATAATATAAAACAAGTGTTTTATATGGAATAGATCATTTAATTCTAAGGTAATTAACAAAGGATAATAGTAACAAGCTAAAAGCATGATTGGCAGGATTTAGCGGGACAGAGAACCCGTCCTATTATTCCTCGAATATGACATAAAAATGTCTTATTAAATGGTATAATTATTTTGGGTGATGAATATGAAAATAAATCGTTTATTTGAAATAACAATAATCTTACTCAATAAAGGAACGATTACAGCAAAAGAGCTTGCTGATCGTTTTGAAGTTTCGACCAGGACCATTTATAGGGATATTGATATACTTTCTTCAACTGGGATACCTGTATACATGAATAAGGGAAATAGGGGAGGAATATCACTCTTAGAAAACTATGTTATAAATAAAACACTAATTTCCGATAAAGAAAGGGAAAGCTTGCTTTTGGCAGTTAAAACACTGCAAGCAACTAAATATCCTGAACTTGACATAGTACTTGAAAAATTTGGTGCCATGTTCAAAAACACTCTTAATAATGACGACTGGGTAGAAATTGACTTTTCG
This window encodes:
- a CDS encoding polyketide cyclase, whose translation is MAEFTFQTKIYAISQDIWEMYTNLNKRRQWETDLEYILLNGDFATGTSGTMKLQNQPEMPYTLTSVIPQREYWDRTEIPDTGIAICFGHEFTDTGDGTLVKISAKLEKSTAITEEEILFLAQVFSDTPQAVLTIKKMVENKND